A part of Candidatus Eisenbacteria bacterium genomic DNA contains:
- a CDS encoding HAD family hydrolase produces the protein MTGSGGGVYASRVATLNRPRLLLESRQELSDLRGVIFDYGNTLVRLDPGVRSLRSDYADVVARPGAERLGAYLAASGALAAGTDGDFVERFLEVRERNRRLAEAEGREIPGIVSLHETLLALPAAGAAVPVDLERALDEFFAAEVELIRPMPGAGKLLDALRERGLKLAMLSNATSGRYVAGVVDRMGWAGYFDPLVVSADVGVRKPRAEAFRVVLDRWGLLPREVAMVGDSLYHDIQGGQALGLVTIHFTAIPNALDPAYAGSVRPTFTVSSHEELHRVLLQPLP, from the coding sequence TTGACAGGTTCCGGAGGGGGAGTGTACGCTTCCCGTGTCGCAACCCTCAACCGACCCCGGCTCCTCCTCGAATCAAGACAAGAATTGAGCGATCTCCGCGGAGTCATTTTTGACTACGGCAATACGCTGGTTCGGCTGGACCCCGGCGTCCGATCCCTTCGCTCCGATTACGCGGATGTGGTCGCTCGCCCGGGCGCCGAGCGGCTCGGCGCCTATCTCGCCGCCTCGGGCGCTCTCGCGGCCGGCACGGATGGTGATTTCGTGGAGCGGTTTCTCGAAGTCCGCGAGCGAAACCGTCGGCTCGCCGAAGCGGAGGGGCGGGAAATACCCGGGATCGTCTCTCTCCACGAGACGCTCCTCGCGTTGCCCGCAGCTGGCGCCGCCGTCCCCGTCGATCTCGAGCGCGCCCTGGACGAATTCTTCGCGGCGGAGGTGGAGTTGATCCGGCCGATGCCGGGCGCCGGTAAGCTGCTCGACGCGCTGAGGGAGCGTGGGCTCAAGCTCGCGATGCTCTCCAACGCGACCAGCGGACGCTATGTCGCCGGCGTGGTCGACCGCATGGGGTGGGCCGGCTATTTCGATCCCCTCGTCGTCTCGGCCGATGTCGGCGTAAGGAAGCCCCGCGCCGAGGCCTTTCGGGTGGTGCTCGACCGTTGGGGGCTCTTGCCGCGGGAGGTCGCAATGGTGGGGGATTCCCTCTACCACGACATCCAGGGTGGCCAGGCCCTCGGCCTCGTCACGATCCATTTCACGGCGATCCCAAACGCGCTCGATCCCGCCTACGCAGGTTCCGTGCGCCCGACCTTCACTGTTTCAAGCCACGAGGAGCTTCACCGGGTCTTGCTTCAGCCCCTTCCATGA
- a CDS encoding HAMP domain-containing histidine kinase: MTRTKRNPTRRSSPRAKLRRQQGASRRSPPPRPDPSQALGECEYGVHSLIDLSQGLTVTVDLFRAVDILLLNLMGQLGTARSILWLVADDPAGHPAFIRSHGLPSGLAEEVSDLCATRWLAAARITAAPIQGLGLEEALEPSAAARVREARLAVLAPIWANGATVGMVVLGARADGTDHRPLDLQVLQASLGIAGIALQNGAIHNRLLESNRQLRVANEELKHLDRLKSEFLANVNHELRTPLSVIVPALECVMEADLDVAELRAFLGSSALQARKLVVLVENLLTLSELGRDTLSLRVLERDLVPVLTAYHAERLPGVGAGLRDLALAVQAHSLPARFDELRLRQVLDALVDNAVKFTPPGSRVTLGAEALARDGVQWARVRVEDNGPGIPADELGNLFDAFRQIDGSTTRSVGGLGIGLALARDLAAQMGGRLVASSEQGRGSTFSLLLRADSR, encoded by the coding sequence ATGACGCGAACAAAGAGAAATCCTACGCGGCGCTCGAGCCCCAGGGCAAAGCTACGCCGCCAGCAGGGCGCTTCCCGCAGGTCCCCCCCGCCCCGACCGGATCCCTCGCAAGCGCTCGGCGAGTGTGAGTATGGCGTGCACTCGCTCATCGACCTGAGCCAGGGGCTGACGGTGACGGTCGACCTCTTCCGCGCCGTGGATATTCTGCTCCTGAACCTCATGGGTCAGCTCGGCACCGCCCGCTCCATCCTGTGGCTCGTGGCGGATGACCCCGCAGGCCACCCTGCGTTCATTCGAAGCCACGGCCTACCGTCCGGGCTCGCGGAGGAGGTCTCCGACCTGTGCGCGACGCGGTGGCTCGCGGCCGCCCGGATCACCGCGGCCCCCATCCAGGGCCTAGGCTTGGAGGAGGCGCTCGAGCCGTCGGCGGCGGCTCGGGTCCGGGAGGCAAGGCTCGCGGTCCTGGCGCCAATCTGGGCAAACGGCGCGACGGTGGGGATGGTCGTTTTGGGCGCCCGGGCCGACGGAACGGATCACCGTCCCCTCGACCTGCAGGTTCTCCAGGCGTCGCTCGGGATCGCGGGGATCGCCCTCCAGAACGGGGCCATCCACAACCGCCTGCTCGAGAGCAACCGCCAGCTCCGGGTCGCCAACGAAGAGCTGAAGCATCTGGACCGGCTGAAGTCCGAGTTCCTGGCGAACGTGAACCATGAGCTCCGAACCCCCTTATCCGTGATCGTCCCGGCTCTCGAGTGCGTCATGGAAGCGGACCTCGACGTCGCCGAGCTGAGGGCCTTCCTGGGGAGCTCCGCCTTGCAGGCCCGCAAGCTCGTCGTTTTGGTCGAGAACCTCCTGACACTCTCCGAGCTCGGCCGGGACACCCTGTCCCTCCGGGTCCTCGAGCGGGATCTTGTTCCGGTTCTGACCGCCTACCACGCGGAGCGGCTCCCCGGGGTGGGCGCGGGCCTCCGCGACCTCGCGCTGGCGGTCCAGGCGCATTCCCTTCCGGCGCGGTTCGACGAGCTCCGGCTCCGTCAGGTCCTGGACGCGCTGGTGGACAACGCTGTGAAGTTCACGCCGCCCGGCTCGCGCGTCACGCTAGGGGCGGAGGCGCTCGCGCGGGATGGGGTCCAGTGGGCCCGCGTCCGCGTGGAGGACAACGGCCCGGGCATCCCGGCGGACGAGCTTGGGAATCTGTTTGATGCGTTCCGGCAAATCGATGGCTCCACCACACGTAGCGTCGGGGGTCTGGGCATCGGGCTGGCACTCGCCCGGGACCTGGCCGCCCAGATGGGCGGGCGCCTGGTCGCCTCGAGCGAGCAGGGTCGCGGCTCGACCTTCAGCCTCCTCTTGCGCGCCGATTCACGCTGA